One region of Streptomyces leeuwenhoekii genomic DNA includes:
- the gltX gene encoding glutamate--tRNA ligase — protein MASAPGSVRVRFCPSPTGNPHVGLVRTALFNWAFARHHGGTLVFRIEDTDAARDSEESYNQLLDSMRWLGFDWDEGPEIGGPHAPYRQSQRMDLYKEVAQKLLDGGYAYHCYCSQEELDTRREAARAAGRPSGYDGHCRELSAARVEEYKAQGREPIVRFRMPDETITFTDLVRGELTFTPENVPDYGIVRANGAPLYTLVNPVDDALMEITHVLRGEDLLSSTPRQIALYKALIELGIAQRIPEFGHLPYVMGEGNKKLSKRDPQSSLNLYRERGFLPEGLLNYLSLLGWSLSADQDVFTIDEMVAAFDVADVNPNPARFDLKKCEAINGDHIRMLEVKDFAERCRPWLKAPFAPWAPEDFDEAKWQAIAPHAQTRLKVLSEITDNVDFLFLAEPVEDEASWNKAMKEGSDALLRTAREKLEAADWTSPESLKEAVLAAGEAHGLKLGKAQAPVRVAVTGRTVGLPLFESLEILGKEKSLARIDAALAKLAA, from the coding sequence GTGGCTAGCGCACCCGGCTCCGTACGCGTCCGTTTCTGTCCCTCGCCCACCGGTAACCCCCATGTGGGCCTGGTCCGCACCGCCCTGTTCAACTGGGCGTTCGCCCGGCACCACGGGGGCACCCTGGTCTTCCGCATCGAGGACACCGACGCGGCCCGCGACTCCGAGGAGTCGTACAACCAGCTCCTCGACTCGATGCGCTGGCTGGGCTTCGACTGGGACGAGGGCCCCGAGATCGGCGGCCCGCACGCGCCGTACCGCCAGTCGCAGCGCATGGACCTCTACAAGGAGGTCGCCCAGAAGCTGCTGGACGGCGGTTACGCCTACCACTGCTACTGCTCCCAGGAGGAGCTGGACACCCGCCGCGAGGCCGCCCGCGCCGCCGGCCGGCCGTCCGGCTACGACGGCCACTGCCGCGAGCTGAGCGCCGCCCGGGTCGAGGAGTACAAGGCCCAGGGCCGCGAGCCGATCGTCCGCTTCCGCATGCCCGACGAGACGATCACCTTCACGGACCTGGTCCGTGGCGAGCTGACCTTCACCCCGGAGAACGTCCCGGACTACGGCATCGTCCGCGCCAACGGCGCCCCCCTCTACACGCTCGTCAACCCGGTCGACGACGCGCTGATGGAGATCACCCACGTTCTGCGCGGCGAGGACCTGCTCTCCTCCACCCCCCGCCAGATCGCCCTGTACAAGGCGCTGATCGAGCTGGGCATCGCCCAGCGCATCCCCGAGTTCGGCCACCTGCCGTACGTGATGGGCGAGGGCAACAAGAAGCTCTCCAAGCGCGACCCGCAGTCGTCGCTGAACCTCTACCGCGAGCGCGGCTTCCTGCCCGAGGGCCTGCTCAACTACCTCTCCCTGCTCGGCTGGTCCCTCTCGGCCGACCAGGACGTCTTCACGATCGACGAGATGGTCGCGGCCTTCGACGTCGCGGACGTCAACCCCAACCCCGCCCGCTTCGACCTGAAGAAGTGCGAGGCGATCAACGGCGACCACATCCGCATGCTGGAGGTGAAGGACTTCGCCGAGCGCTGCCGCCCGTGGCTGAAGGCCCCCTTCGCCCCCTGGGCGCCGGAGGACTTCGACGAGGCCAAGTGGCAGGCGATCGCCCCGCACGCGCAGACCCGCCTGAAGGTCCTCTCCGAGATCACCGACAACGTCGACTTCCTGTTCCTGGCGGAGCCGGTCGAGGACGAGGCGTCCTGGAACAAGGCGATGAAGGAGGGCTCGGACGCCCTGCTGCGCACGGCCCGGGAGAAGCTGGAGGCGGCCGACTGGACCTCCCCCGAGTCCCTCAAGGAGGCCGTCCTGGCCGCCGGTGAGGCCCACGGCCTCAAGCTCGGCAAGGCCCAGGCCCCGGTCCGCGTCGCCGTCACCGGCCGCACGGTCGGCCTGCCGCTCTTCGAGTCCCTGGAGATCCTCGGCAAGGAGAAGTCGCTGGCCCGTATCGACGCGGCGCTGGCGAAGCTGGCCGCGTAG
- the ndgR gene encoding IclR family transcriptional regulator NdgR — MDNSSGVGVLDKAALVLSALESGPATLAGLVGATGLARPTAHRLAVALEHHRMVARDMQGRFILGPRLAELAAAAGEDRLLATAGPVLTHLRDVTGESAQLYRRQGDMRICVAAAERLSGLRDTVPVGSTLTMKAGSSAQILLAWEEPERLHRGLQGARFTATALSGVRRRGWAQSIGEREPGVASVSAPVRGPSNRVVAAVSVSGPIERLTRHPGRMHAQAVIDAAARLSEALRRSG; from the coding sequence ATGGACAACAGTAGCGGCGTCGGCGTTCTGGACAAGGCGGCACTCGTCCTGAGCGCTCTGGAGTCCGGTCCGGCCACCCTCGCGGGTCTGGTCGGAGCGACCGGACTGGCACGACCCACGGCCCACCGCCTGGCCGTGGCCCTGGAGCACCACCGCATGGTGGCCCGCGACATGCAGGGCCGTTTCATCCTCGGCCCGCGCCTGGCCGAGCTGGCCGCGGCGGCGGGCGAGGACCGCCTCCTGGCCACCGCCGGCCCGGTGCTCACCCACCTCAGGGACGTGACGGGCGAGAGCGCGCAGCTCTACCGCCGCCAGGGCGACATGCGCATCTGCGTCGCCGCGGCGGAGCGCCTGTCGGGCCTCAGGGACACGGTCCCGGTCGGCTCCACCCTCACGATGAAGGCCGGCTCCTCGGCGCAGATCCTGCTCGCCTGGGAGGAGCCGGAGCGCCTGCACCGGGGCCTGCAGGGCGCCCGCTTCACGGCGACGGCCCTGTCGGGCGTGCGGCGCCGCGGCTGGGCCCAGTCGATCGGCGAGCGGGAGCCGGGTGTGGCGTCCGTCTCCGCGCCGGTGCGCGGCCCCTCCAACCGCGTGGTGGCCGCCGTCTCGGTCTCCGGGCCCATCGAGCGCCTGACCCGCCACCCGGGCCGGATGCACGCCCAGGCGGTCATCGACGCCGCCGCCCGCCTGTCCGAGGCCCTGCGCCGCTCCGGCTGA
- the cofC gene encoding 2-phospho-L-lactate guanylyltransferase → MQWTLVVPVKHLARAKSRLSDTADDGMRPGLALAFALDTVTAALACPEVADVAVVTDDARAGRELAALGAAVVPDEPGGGLNAALAHAAAVVRAARPGRPVATLNADLPALRPAELARVLQEAAQFPRAFLADAAAIGTTVLAAAPGQSLRPAFGPDSRARHRASGAAELRLDAVDSVRQDVDTGDDLRAALALGVGPHTAAAAALLPGRAPVPGQ, encoded by the coding sequence GTGCAGTGGACCTTGGTCGTACCCGTGAAGCACCTGGCCCGGGCCAAGAGCAGGCTGTCGGACACCGCGGACGACGGGATGCGGCCGGGCCTCGCGCTCGCCTTCGCGCTGGACACGGTGACCGCGGCGCTGGCCTGCCCGGAGGTGGCGGATGTGGCAGTCGTCACGGACGACGCGCGGGCCGGCCGGGAACTGGCCGCGCTGGGCGCCGCCGTCGTCCCCGACGAGCCCGGCGGGGGCCTGAACGCCGCCCTGGCCCACGCGGCGGCGGTGGTGCGGGCCGCGCGTCCCGGGCGTCCGGTGGCCACGCTCAACGCCGATCTCCCGGCGCTGCGCCCCGCGGAATTGGCCCGTGTTCTCCAGGAGGCCGCGCAATTCCCGCGCGCTTTTCTCGCCGACGCCGCCGCAATCGGTACGACCGTGCTGGCCGCCGCCCCGGGGCAGTCATTGCGGCCCGCTTTCGGGCCGGATTCCCGGGCCCGTCACCGCGCGTCCGGCGCGGCGGAACTCCGGCTGGACGCGGTGGATTCCGTACGGCAGGACGTCGACACCGGTGACGATCTGCGGGCGGCGCTGGCGCTGGGCGTGGGCCCGCACACCGCCGCGGCGGCGGCGCTGCTGCCCGGGCGGGCCCCGGTGCCGGGGCAGTAG
- the leuC gene encoding 3-isopropylmalate dehydratase large subunit codes for MGRTLAEKVWDDHVVRRAEGEPDLLYIDLHLLHEVTSPQAFDGLRKSGRTVRRLDLTIATEDHNTPTLDIDKPIADPVSRVQLETLRKNCAEFGVRLHPLGDVEQGVVHVVGPQLGLTQPGTTVVCGDSHTSTHGAFGALAFGIGTSQVEHVLATQTLPMARPKTMAITVDGELPDGVTAKDLILAIIAKIGTGGGQGYILEYRGEAIEKLSMEARMTICNMSIEAGARAGMIAPDETTFAYLKGRPHAPEGADWDAAVEYWKTLRTDDDAEFDAEVVIEAAELSPFVTWGTNPGQGAPLSASVPDPASYEDASERLAAEKALEYMGLEAGQPLRSIKVDTVFVGSCTNGRIEDLRAAADILKGRKVADGVRMLVVPGSARVGLQAVSEGLDVVFKEAGAEWRHAGCSMCLGMNPDQLAPGERSASTSNRNFEGRQGKGGRTHLVSPQVAAATAVLGHLASPADLSADAPSPAGV; via the coding sequence ATGGGTAGGACACTCGCGGAGAAGGTCTGGGACGACCATGTCGTCCGGCGCGCCGAGGGCGAGCCCGACCTCCTCTACATCGATCTGCACCTGCTGCACGAGGTGACCAGCCCGCAGGCCTTCGACGGCCTCCGCAAGAGCGGCCGGACGGTGCGCCGCCTCGACCTCACCATCGCCACCGAGGACCACAACACCCCGACCCTCGACATCGACAAGCCCATCGCCGACCCGGTCTCGCGGGTCCAGCTCGAGACGCTGCGCAAGAACTGCGCCGAGTTCGGCGTCCGGCTGCACCCGCTGGGCGACGTCGAGCAGGGCGTCGTCCACGTCGTCGGTCCGCAGCTCGGCCTGACCCAGCCCGGCACCACCGTGGTCTGCGGCGACTCGCACACCTCCACGCACGGCGCCTTCGGCGCGCTGGCGTTCGGCATCGGCACCTCGCAGGTCGAGCACGTGCTCGCCACCCAGACGCTGCCGATGGCCCGCCCGAAGACCATGGCGATCACGGTCGACGGCGAGCTGCCGGACGGCGTCACCGCCAAGGACCTCATCCTGGCGATCATCGCGAAGATCGGCACCGGGGGCGGCCAGGGCTACATCCTGGAGTACCGCGGCGAGGCCATCGAGAAGCTCTCGATGGAGGCCCGGATGACCATCTGCAACATGTCGATCGAGGCCGGCGCCCGCGCGGGCATGATCGCCCCCGACGAGACCACGTTCGCCTACCTCAAGGGCCGCCCGCACGCCCCCGAGGGCGCGGACTGGGACGCGGCGGTGGAGTACTGGAAGACGCTGCGCACCGACGACGACGCCGAGTTCGACGCCGAGGTGGTCATCGAGGCCGCCGAGCTGTCGCCGTTCGTCACCTGGGGCACCAACCCGGGGCAGGGTGCGCCGCTTTCCGCGTCCGTCCCCGACCCGGCCTCGTACGAAGACGCTTCGGAGCGCCTCGCCGCCGAAAAGGCCCTGGAGTACATGGGGTTGGAGGCCGGACAGCCGCTGCGCTCCATCAAGGTGGACACCGTCTTCGTAGGCTCCTGCACCAACGGCCGCATCGAGGACCTGCGCGCCGCCGCCGACATCCTCAAAGGCCGCAAAGTCGCCGACGGCGTACGGATGCTGGTGGTCCCGGGCTCCGCGCGGGTCGGTCTCCAGGCCGTCTCCGAGGGGCTCGACGTGGTCTTCAAGGAGGCCGGCGCCGAGTGGCGGCACGCGGGCTGCTCGATGTGCCTGGGCATGAACCCCGACCAGCTCGCCCCCGGTGAGCGCTCCGCGTCCACCTCCAACCGCAACTTCGAGGGGCGGCAGGGCAAGGGGGGCCGCACCCACCTGGTGTCGCCGCAGGTCGCCGCCGCGACGGCGGTCCTGGGCCACCTGGCCTCCCCGGCCGACCTGTCCGCCGACGCCCCCTCGCCCGCTGGAGTCTGA
- a CDS encoding HAD family hydrolase, which produces MAIRAVVWDVDDTLFDYTTADRAGMRAHLAAEGLLDGYGSAERALARWREITEVQWARFAAGEVDFATQRRDRTRVFLGRDLTDAEADGWFERYLAHYEAAWALFPDVLPVLDALATSHRHAVLSNSSVTVQDRKLRVLGLHDRFEIILCAAEIGISKPAAGAFLAACDALGLAPHEVAYVGDHPEIDGRGAADAGLLSVWIDRGGPRATAVPPAGPRRIASLAELPALLGPDTRFGAPSTFG; this is translated from the coding sequence ATGGCGATCAGAGCCGTCGTCTGGGACGTCGACGACACCCTCTTCGACTACACGACCGCCGACCGCGCGGGCATGCGCGCCCATCTCGCGGCCGAGGGCCTGCTCGACGGGTACGGATCCGCCGAGCGGGCCCTGGCGCGCTGGCGGGAGATCACCGAGGTCCAGTGGGCGCGGTTCGCGGCCGGCGAGGTCGACTTCGCCACCCAGCGCCGCGACCGCACCCGGGTCTTCCTCGGCCGCGACCTGACCGACGCCGAGGCCGACGGCTGGTTCGAGCGCTACCTGGCGCACTACGAGGCCGCCTGGGCCCTCTTCCCGGACGTCCTGCCGGTCCTCGACGCCCTCGCCACCAGCCACCGCCACGCGGTGCTGTCCAACTCCAGCGTCACCGTCCAGGACCGCAAGCTGCGCGTCCTCGGCCTCCACGACCGCTTCGAGATCATCCTGTGCGCCGCCGAGATCGGCATCTCCAAGCCCGCGGCCGGTGCCTTCCTGGCCGCCTGCGACGCCCTCGGCCTCGCCCCGCACGAGGTCGCCTACGTCGGCGACCACCCGGAGATCGACGGCCGCGGCGCCGCCGACGCCGGGCTGCTGTCGGTGTGGATCGACCGCGGCGGCCCCCGCGCGACGGCCGTGCCGCCCGCCGGTCCGCGGCGCATCGCCTCCCTCGCCGAACTGCCCGCCCTCCTCGGTCCGGATACTCGTTTTGGAGCCCCGTCCACCTTCGGGTAA
- a CDS encoding DUF4241 domain-containing protein — protein MPMSAPDYTWLFTPGSTFAYESGTTGVIHVASGGELWLPTGRIVACDPFVCLGEGETEPFTVAVEPGRYRVEAAVATLTQPGEPPSDEPHLRVAAARLVIRDEPTATWELALLPGQDPAELGDEEFYGYGVDAGTGCFYDAAAEESFPASEGDEGPLWDAFEHSDWAPGPHLITAPETGHTVVAFTSGWGDGAYPTWIGRTAAGEITCFVTDFFVAPDPSESAEPPAPATATA, from the coding sequence ATGCCGATGTCCGCCCCCGACTACACCTGGCTGTTCACGCCCGGGAGCACGTTCGCCTACGAGTCCGGGACCACGGGCGTGATCCATGTCGCATCCGGGGGCGAGCTGTGGCTGCCCACCGGGCGGATCGTGGCCTGCGACCCCTTCGTCTGCCTCGGCGAGGGCGAGACGGAGCCCTTCACGGTCGCCGTCGAGCCCGGCCGCTACCGCGTCGAGGCGGCCGTGGCGACCCTCACCCAGCCCGGCGAGCCCCCCTCCGACGAGCCCCACCTGCGGGTGGCCGCCGCCCGCCTGGTCATCCGCGACGAACCCACCGCCACCTGGGAACTCGCCCTGCTCCCCGGCCAGGACCCGGCCGAGCTCGGCGACGAGGAGTTCTACGGCTACGGCGTCGACGCCGGCACCGGCTGCTTCTACGACGCGGCGGCCGAGGAGTCCTTCCCCGCGTCCGAGGGCGACGAGGGACCCCTGTGGGACGCCTTCGAGCACAGCGACTGGGCGCCCGGCCCCCACCTGATCACCGCCCCGGAGACGGGGCACACCGTCGTCGCGTTCACCTCCGGCTGGGGCGACGGCGCCTACCCGACCTGGATAGGCCGCACCGCGGCCGGCGAGATCACCTGCTTCGTCACGGACTTCTTCGTCGCCCCGGACCCCTCCGAGTCCGCCGAGCCGCCGGCGCCCGCCACGGCCACCGCCTGA
- the leuD gene encoding 3-isopropylmalate dehydratase small subunit, whose protein sequence is MEAFTTHTGRAVPLRRSNVDTDQIIPAHWLKKVTRDGFEDGLFEAWRKDPEFVLNRPERQGATVLVAGPDFGTGSSREHAVWALQNYGFKAVISSRFADIFRGNSLKNGLLTVVLDQKIVDSLWELTEADPTAEVTVDLVGREVRAAGITASFELDENSRWRLLNGLDDISITLQNEADIAAYEAKRPAYKPRTLQV, encoded by the coding sequence ATGGAAGCCTTCACCACCCACACCGGCCGGGCCGTCCCGCTGCGCCGCAGCAACGTCGACACCGACCAGATCATCCCCGCCCACTGGCTCAAGAAGGTCACGCGCGACGGGTTCGAGGACGGGCTGTTCGAGGCGTGGCGCAAGGACCCCGAGTTCGTGCTCAACCGCCCCGAGCGGCAGGGCGCCACGGTCCTGGTCGCCGGCCCCGACTTCGGCACCGGCTCCTCCCGTGAGCACGCCGTCTGGGCGCTGCAGAACTACGGCTTCAAGGCCGTGATCTCCTCCCGCTTCGCCGACATCTTCCGGGGCAACTCGCTGAAGAACGGCCTGCTCACCGTCGTCCTCGACCAGAAGATCGTGGACTCGCTGTGGGAGCTGACCGAGGCCGACCCCACCGCCGAGGTCACGGTCGACCTGGTCGGGCGCGAGGTGCGCGCCGCCGGCATCACCGCCTCCTTCGAGCTGGACGAGAACTCCCGCTGGCGGCTGCTGAACGGCCTCGACGACATCTCGATCACCCTGCAGAACGAGGCGGACATCGCCGCGTACGAGGCGAAGCGCCCGGCGTACAAGCCCCGGACGCTCCAGGTCTGA
- a CDS encoding fumarylacetoacetate hydrolase family protein, protein MRIARFSIDGNVAFGAVEGDQPDELVLDIIKGIPFADFELSGTKVPVSKVRLLPPVLPNKVVAFGRNYAEHARELGNEVPDAPFAFFKPSTSVIGPGDEIQYPSFSQELHHEAELAVVIGRMCREVPRERVEDVILGYTCAIDVTARDVQKREKQWARAKGFDTSCPLGPWVETDLDLATASDLTIQLTVNGQQRQLGRTSEMIHSIADLIVNISEAMTLLPGDVILTGTPAGVGPLNVGDEVAVTIEGIGTLTNKVVKRG, encoded by the coding sequence GTGCGCATCGCCAGGTTCTCCATCGACGGTAACGTCGCTTTCGGCGCGGTCGAGGGCGACCAGCCGGACGAGCTCGTCCTCGACATCATCAAGGGCATCCCGTTCGCGGACTTCGAGCTCTCCGGCACCAAGGTGCCCGTGAGCAAGGTACGGCTGCTGCCGCCGGTGCTCCCCAACAAGGTCGTGGCCTTCGGCCGCAACTACGCCGAGCACGCGCGGGAACTGGGCAACGAGGTGCCCGACGCCCCGTTCGCCTTCTTCAAGCCGTCGACCTCCGTCATCGGCCCCGGCGACGAGATCCAGTACCCCTCCTTCTCGCAGGAGCTCCACCACGAGGCCGAGCTCGCCGTCGTCATCGGCCGCATGTGCCGCGAGGTGCCGCGCGAGCGCGTCGAGGACGTGATCCTCGGCTACACCTGCGCGATCGACGTCACCGCCCGCGACGTGCAGAAGCGCGAGAAGCAGTGGGCCCGGGCCAAGGGCTTCGACACCTCCTGCCCGCTCGGCCCCTGGGTGGAGACCGACCTGGACCTCGCCACCGCGTCCGACCTGACCATCCAGCTCACGGTCAACGGACAGCAGCGCCAGCTCGGCCGCACCAGCGAGATGATCCACTCCATCGCGGACCTGATCGTCAACATCTCCGAGGCCATGACGCTGCTCCCCGGCGACGTGATCCTCACCGGCACCCCCGCGGGCGTCGGACCTCTCAACGTCGGCGACGAGGTCGCCGTCACCATCGAAGGCATCGGCACTCTCACCAACAAGGTTGTCAAGCGTGGCTAG
- a CDS encoding HU family DNA-binding protein: MNKAQLVEAIADKMGGRQQAADAVDAVLDAIVRAVVAGDRVSVTGFGSFEKVDRPARYARNPQTGERVRVKKTSVPRFRAGQGFKDLVSGSKKLPKNDIAVKKAPKGSLSGPPPTISKAAGKKAAAKKTTGAAKKTTAAAKKTTAAAAKKTTGAAKKTTATAKKTAAKKAPATKATATKTTAAKKATAKKAPAKKATATKAPAKKSTARKTTAKKTTARKK; the protein is encoded by the coding sequence GTGAACAAGGCGCAGCTCGTAGAAGCGATTGCCGACAAGATGGGCGGCCGCCAGCAGGCTGCCGATGCCGTCGACGCGGTACTGGACGCCATCGTCCGTGCGGTGGTCGCGGGTGACCGGGTCTCGGTCACCGGCTTCGGTTCCTTCGAGAAGGTCGACCGGCCGGCTCGCTACGCCCGCAACCCCCAGACGGGCGAGCGGGTTCGGGTCAAGAAGACCTCCGTCCCCCGTTTCCGCGCGGGTCAGGGCTTCAAGGACCTGGTCAGCGGCTCGAAGAAGCTCCCGAAGAACGACATCGCGGTGAAGAAGGCCCCCAAGGGCAGCCTCTCCGGCCCCCCGCCCACCATCTCCAAGGCCGCGGGCAAGAAGGCCGCCGCGAAGAAGACCACGGGCGCGGCGAAGAAGACCACGGCCGCGGCGAAGAAGACCACCGCCGCGGCGGCGAAGAAGACCACGGGCGCGGCGAAGAAGACCACCGCCACGGCGAAGAAGACCGCCGCGAAGAAGGCTCCCGCCACCAAGGCCACCGCCACCAAGACCACCGCGGCGAAGAAGGCCACGGCCAAGAAGGCCCCGGCGAAGAAGGCGACGGCCACGAAGGCCCCGGCCAAGAAGTCGACCGCGCGCAAGACCACCGCCAAGAAGACCACCGCCCGCAAGAAGTAG